In Luteimonas sp. MC1750, the following proteins share a genomic window:
- a CDS encoding DUF2218 domain-containing protein, whose product MPVSTASATIATTDASRLIKRLCTHWAHKLEVEFDATQARIAFDAHTVARLSAGASALEARIEAPDEARLRRYQDVVANHLHRMARGETLEIGWQPGTRAD is encoded by the coding sequence ATGCCCGTATCCACCGCCTCCGCGACCATCGCCACCACCGACGCCAGCCGCCTGATCAAGCGTCTGTGCACCCACTGGGCGCACAAGCTCGAGGTCGAGTTCGACGCCACGCAGGCGCGGATCGCCTTCGACGCGCACACCGTCGCCCGCCTCTCCGCCGGCGCCAGCGCCCTCGAGGCCCGGATCGAAGCCCCGGACGAGGCTCGCCTGCGCCGGTACCAGGACGTGGTCGCCAACCACCTGCACCGCATGGCACGCGGCGAAACCCTAGAGATCGGCTGGCAGCCGGGCACGCGCGCCGACTGA
- the ispG gene encoding flavodoxin-dependent (E)-4-hydroxy-3-methylbut-2-enyl-diphosphate synthase produces the protein MNAIPQTRPTHAAHTLEEWAFGPAPRRATRQVRVGGIAVGGQAPVVVQSMTNTDTADVEGTVKQVAALWRAGSELVRVTVNNAESAAAVPRIVERLAMMGVEVPIIGDFHYNGHQLLAAEPACAEALAKYRINPGNVGFGRKKDLQFAQLIEFAMRYDKPVRIGANWGSLDQALAAALMDENAALAEPRDAGRVLREALIRSAVDSAERAVELGLARERIILSAKVSGVQELIAVYRDLAARSDFALHLGLTEAGIGSKGIVASSAALAVLMQEGIGDTIRISLTPEPGAPRTQEVVVAQELLQTMGLRAFTPMVTACPGCGRTTSEFFQELAKVVQEHVRAKMPEWKITRPGAEHMTLAVMGCVVNGPGESRHADIGISLPGTGEAPTAPVFIDGEKAMTLRGGNIAQEFVALVDAYVDRRYGAAVRAD, from the coding sequence ATGAACGCCATTCCGCAGACCCGCCCGACGCACGCCGCGCACACGCTCGAAGAATGGGCCTTCGGCCCGGCACCCCGGCGCGCCACCCGCCAGGTGCGGGTGGGCGGCATCGCCGTCGGCGGCCAGGCGCCGGTGGTCGTACAGTCGATGACCAACACCGACACCGCGGACGTCGAGGGCACGGTCAAGCAGGTCGCCGCGCTCTGGCGCGCGGGCTCCGAGCTGGTGCGGGTGACGGTCAACAACGCCGAATCCGCGGCGGCGGTCCCGCGCATCGTCGAGCGGCTGGCGATGATGGGCGTCGAGGTGCCGATCATCGGCGACTTCCACTACAACGGCCACCAGCTGCTGGCGGCCGAGCCTGCATGCGCCGAGGCGCTGGCGAAGTACCGCATCAACCCGGGCAACGTCGGTTTCGGCCGGAAGAAGGACCTGCAGTTCGCGCAGCTGATCGAGTTCGCGATGCGCTACGACAAGCCGGTGCGCATCGGTGCCAACTGGGGCTCGCTCGACCAGGCCTTGGCCGCCGCGCTGATGGACGAGAACGCCGCGCTCGCCGAGCCCCGGGACGCCGGCCGCGTGCTGCGCGAGGCGCTGATCCGCTCGGCGGTCGACTCCGCCGAACGCGCGGTCGAGCTCGGACTCGCCCGCGAGCGGATCATCCTGTCGGCCAAGGTCAGCGGCGTGCAGGAGCTGATCGCGGTCTATCGCGACCTGGCGGCGCGCAGCGACTTCGCGCTGCACCTGGGCCTGACCGAAGCCGGCATCGGCAGCAAGGGCATCGTCGCCTCCAGCGCTGCGCTGGCGGTGCTGATGCAGGAAGGCATCGGCGACACCATCCGCATCTCGCTCACGCCCGAGCCGGGCGCGCCGCGCACCCAAGAGGTGGTGGTGGCGCAGGAGCTGCTGCAGACCATGGGCCTGCGCGCGTTCACGCCGATGGTCACCGCCTGCCCGGGCTGCGGCCGCACCACCAGCGAGTTCTTCCAGGAGCTGGCCAAGGTGGTGCAGGAGCACGTGCGCGCGAAGATGCCGGAATGGAAGATCACCCGTCCTGGCGCCGAGCACATGACGCTGGCGGTGATGGGCTGCGTGGTCAACGGCCCGGGCGAGTCGCGCCACGCCGACATCGGCATCTCGCTGCCGGGCACGGGCGAGGCGCCCACCGCGCCGGTGTTC
- the xseA gene encoding exodeoxyribonuclease VII large subunit, producing the protein MLPSSGENVLNPSQLNALARSLLEDAFSVVAVEGEIGNLSRPASGHLYFTLKDARAQVRCALFRPKSQWLRFQPRDGLRVLARGRLTLYEARGDYQLILDSMEEAGEGALRRAFDELKAKLQTEGLFDEARKRRLPAYARRVGLITSPSGAAVRDVLSVLARRFPLLEVDVLPVPVQGDAAAAQIRGMLDRAAGSGRYDVLVLARGGGSLEDLWAFNDEALARAIAASPVPVVSAIGHETDFTLADFAADLRAPTPSVAAELLVPNAVDVATRLRGLQQRMGVLQLQRMSDRMQRADHASLRLQVVAPQARLRALDERQQQALRRLHAAWQARDAALRARLRHAGAVLRATRPERRLAALRERLARLAPRPQAAVARRLQADALRLRGLARSLDAVSPLATVARGYAILRHDDGRVVRGVGDAAPGDPLSARVGDGELRVRVEGVERRDD; encoded by the coding sequence ATGCTCCCCTCCTCCGGCGAAAACGTCCTCAACCCCAGCCAGCTCAACGCGCTGGCCCGCAGCCTGCTGGAGGACGCCTTCTCCGTGGTCGCGGTCGAAGGCGAAATCGGCAACCTGTCGCGCCCGGCGTCCGGCCACCTCTATTTCACCCTCAAGGACGCCCGCGCCCAGGTGCGCTGCGCGCTGTTCCGGCCCAAGAGCCAGTGGCTGCGCTTCCAGCCGCGGGACGGCCTGCGCGTGCTCGCCCGCGGCCGCCTGACGCTGTACGAGGCGCGGGGCGACTACCAGCTGATCCTCGACTCCATGGAGGAGGCCGGTGAAGGCGCGCTGCGCCGGGCGTTCGACGAACTCAAGGCGAAGCTGCAGACCGAGGGCCTGTTCGACGAGGCACGCAAGCGCCGGCTCCCGGCCTATGCCCGACGCGTCGGCCTCATCACCTCGCCCTCCGGCGCCGCGGTGCGCGACGTGCTCAGCGTGCTCGCACGGCGCTTCCCGCTGCTCGAGGTCGACGTGCTGCCGGTGCCCGTGCAGGGCGACGCGGCCGCGGCGCAGATCCGCGGCATGCTCGACCGCGCCGCCGGCAGCGGCCGCTACGACGTGCTGGTGCTGGCGCGCGGCGGCGGGTCGCTGGAGGATCTCTGGGCCTTCAACGACGAAGCCCTGGCGCGCGCGATTGCCGCCTCGCCGGTGCCGGTGGTCTCGGCGATCGGGCATGAGACCGACTTCACCCTCGCCGACTTCGCCGCCGACCTGCGCGCACCCACGCCGTCGGTCGCCGCGGAGCTGCTGGTGCCCAACGCGGTCGACGTCGCCACCCGCCTGCGCGGCCTGCAGCAGCGGATGGGCGTGCTGCAGCTGCAGCGCATGAGCGACCGGATGCAGCGCGCCGACCACGCCTCGCTGCGGCTGCAGGTGGTCGCACCGCAGGCGCGCCTGCGCGCGCTGGACGAGCGCCAGCAGCAGGCGCTACGCCGGCTGCACGCGGCTTGGCAGGCGCGCGACGCCGCCCTGCGCGCACGCCTGCGCCACGCCGGGGCGGTGCTGCGCGCGACGCGTCCGGAGCGCCGGCTTGCCGCGCTGCGCGAACGCCTGGCACGGCTCGCACCGCGTCCGCAGGCCGCGGTCGCACGCCGGCTGCAGGCCGATGCGTTGCGCCTGCGAGGCCTGGCCCGCTCGCTCGATGCGGTGAGTCCGCTGGCCACGGTGGCGCGCGGCTACGCGATCCTCCGCCACGACGATGGCCGCGTGGTCCGCGGCGTCGGCGACGCTGCGCCGGGCGATCCGCTGTCCGCGCGCGTCGGCGATGGCGAGCTGCGCGTGCGCGTGGAAGGCGTCGAACGCCGCGACGACTGA